A window from Rhinolophus sinicus isolate RSC01 linkage group LG01, ASM3656204v1, whole genome shotgun sequence encodes these proteins:
- the ZDHHC19 gene encoding palmitoyltransferase ZDHHC19 yields MPLLKEPHPPPQAPRPWILPSLFAAFNVMLLVVFSGLFFAFPCRWLAQNGEWAFSIVTGLLFVLTFFSLVSLNFSDPGILHQGSKEQGPMMVHVVWVNHRAFRLQWCQKCCFHRPPRTYHCPWCNICVEDFDHHCKWVNNCIGHRNFRLFMLLVLSLCLYSGAVLVTCLIFLLRTTHLPFSIDRVVAILVAVPAAGFLLPLFLLLLIQAKSVSAAERSYEGKCRYLQGYNPFDHGCASNWYLTICAPLGPKYLAEAVWLQRMVEPEWVPMQDLHLPMCPSSLSPPALPRPGSAYHPQPLARYKPGKGPPGSGEAAALQELHAGPVLPVLREAHGRGSPLHTPRCQERLHPNLTS; encoded by the exons ATGCCGCTCTTGAAGGAGCCCCATCCCCCCCCTCAGGCCCCACGTCCCTGGATCCTCCCAAGTCTGTTTGCTGCCTTCAATGTCATGCTGTTGGTGGTTTTCAGTGGACTCTTTTTTGCATTCCC TTGCAGGTGGCTGGCCCAGAATGGGGAATGGGCCTTTTCCATCGTCACAGGTCTCCTCTTTGTGCTCACCTTCTTCAGTCTCGTTTCACTCAACTTCTCAGACCCTGGCATTCTGCATCAAG GCTCCAAAGAACAGGGTCCCATGATGGTACATGTAGTGTGGGTGAACCACAGAGCCTTCCGCCTGCAGTGGTGCCAGAAGTGTTGCTTCCACCGCCCACCCCGGACCTACCACTGCCCCTGGTGCAACATTTGTGTGGAG GATTTTGATCATCACTGCAAGTGGGTCAATAACTGCATCGGTCACCGCAACTTCCGCTTGTTTATGCTGCTCGTCCTATCCCTGTGCCTCTACTCGGGTGCCGTGCTGGTCACCTGCCTGATCTTCCTGCTGCGCACGACCCACCTGCCCTTCTCCATAGACAGGGTCGTCGC CATCCTGGTGGCTGTACCTGCTGCTGGCTTCTTGCTGCCgctcttcctgctgctgctgatCCAGGCCAAGTCGGTGAGCGCGGCCGAGCGCTCCTACGAGGGCAAG TGCCGATACCTGCAGGGATACAACCCCTTCGACCATGGTTGTGCCAGCAACTGGTATTTAACAATTTGTGCACCGCTGGGACCCAA GTACCTGGCCGAAGCTGTCTGGCTGCAGAGAATGGTGGAGCCTGAGTGGGTGCCCATGCAGGACCTGCACTTGCCGATGTGCCCCTCCTCGCTCAGCCCCCCAGCCCTCCCTAGGCCTGGGTCTGCCTaccacccccagcctctggctcGCTACAAACCAGGAAAGGGGCCTCCAGGGAGTGGTGAGGCTGCAGCTCTCCAGGag CTCCATGCAGGCCCAGTGTTGCCAGTGCTGCGGGAGGCCCACGGACGAGGCTCACCCCTTCACACCCCGCGATGCCAGGAACGCCTGCACCCGAACCTCACCTCCTGA